A stretch of DNA from Gottschalkia acidurici 9a:
CATTTATATAAATTTACATATTCATAGTCTAGTGCATTTTTTAATAAGCTTAACTTGTCATTTGCACCATAAGATTTAAATATAGCTTCTGCTTCTTCTTTCCTTACCTTAACCCTTTCTATTATATCGTCGCTCTTTACTATCTCAATCATTTTTTCTTTTATTTTCAGTATATCTTTTTCATCAATTTCTCTATCGCAGAATATCTCTCCATAAATTTCGTTATTTATCGCATGATCTATAACTACTGAGGCATCTTTAAATACTTCATGAGCTGCTAGTACAAACATATACGAAATGCTTCTAGCATAGATTGAGTATCCTATTCTATCTGTTATATTAATAGGAACGATATTAGAATCTGCTTTAAGTCTTCTATAAAGTTCTACTATTTCCCCATTTACTATTGCAGCTAGTGGTTGTCCTGCCTTTTTTCCTGTCCCTATTATTTCCAATGTAGTTGTTTCAATATCAACCTCTTTGGATATGTTTCCTGGAAGTGTAACTTTTATTTTTTCATTCATATTAAGCCCGTTATGTAAGTCCTGCTAACGGTTCCACCTCTTTCTATCATATTTTCTTAGTATCTTTTTAGAATATATACGTCTTTATACCCAATTTATTTTAAAAATATATCTTTTATTCACTTTTATAAAATTAGTTTAACTTCTGGGAAAATTCAACTATAAATATTTCCATTCCTAATTTACCATCTATTTTTCCAGTCTTTATATTCTCATCTGTAGATATACATTTTTTCAATCCATTTAAGAGCTCTTCTGTTGTAAAGTTTCTTCCTTGATTAATTAATTTTTGAACGATAAAGTTGTGATATACATTTATTTTCTGTCCTATTGCTCCAATACTATATCCTTTTTCATACAATAACTTAGTCATAAATAAAAGTCTAACTTGCCTTACTATCATATACATTATTTTCTGTATAGGTTCTCCACCTATTGTCATTTCGTTAAACATCGATATAGCCATAGCAGTATTTTTTTGTCCAATAAAATCTACTAGCTTAAATATATCATTTTCTAAGCTTTTAGATGATATGCTATCTACATCTTTTTTAGTAACTTCTTCTCTACTTCCTATATAGCTTATAATCTTATTTATTTCATTTTCTAAGTCATATAGCGTTTTATTCGTACTCTTCTCTAAGTAAGATGATAAATTTAGAAAATATAGTATGTCATTTTTTAATATCTTTTTTCCATGATCCTTAAATTGACTAGATACCCAACGCTCTAATTCATCCCCTTTTAGTTTGTCAAGTTCTACTATAAGACCACTTTTTTTTATATTTTTAACTATCTTTTTTCTGCTATCAATTTTTTCTTCTTTACATATAAATATTAAACAAGTAGATTCACTCATATCTAAAATATACTTATCTAATTCTTCTACTTGTCTTTCATCTCTTTCAACCGATTCATCCTTGCCTTTACCCTTAAATATATCTAAATCTTCTACTACCACGATTTTTTTCTCTGACATAAATGGAAGCGTCTCACAAGCATTTATTATCTCATCATCTGTAGTTTTCTTTCCGTCTATATGTATATAGTTTAGTGTTTCAAACGAACTATCTAAGTAGTCTTGTTTTATTTTGGATATTATTATATCTTTCAAATACATCTCTTTCCCAAATAATAAATAGACTCTTTTTAACTGCTTTTTTTCTATATCTGTCAAAAACTCTTTATAACTCATACTGTCTCCTCTTTTTGTATTCTAGTATAAATCTTATTATAATGCCATTATACAGGATATAGCTACATATTGAATATATATTTTTCATAAGGAAGTTGGTAAAGCTCTTTTTATTGGTTATATAACTCGAAATACTTATTTTCTCTTTAGTTATATTTGCAGTTATAAGTCCTGATTTATCATTTCTTAATATTTTAGTTTTACTATCTCTGTATCTTTTCAAAACACTTTCATCCGGATGTCCAAAATTATTTCTCCCAACTTGAATGACTGCAACTCTTGGACTGAAGTGATTTATAAATTCCTCCGTTGAAGATGTTTTACTTCCATGATGAGGTACTTTTAATATATCTACACTCTGACTTTTATGCTTATTTATAATTCGCGCTTCACTTTCTTTCTCTATATCACCTGTAAAAAGTAGCTTTTTATTATATATACTTAATATAAATGTTAAAGACTTATTGTTATCATCAGTGTAACCTACTTCACTATTCAATGGATTTAATACCTCTATATAACTATCCTTATTAATTTTTAATTTATTACCTTCGATTATTATTTTTATTGGCACATTGCTTTGCTTGGATAGTTTCATTATATCTCTATAGAGATTACTATTATAATCCGTATATCCTATAAATATATTTTTTACCTTCATACTTCCTAATAAAGATAAAACCCCTTGGGCATGATCTTCATGAAAGTGTGTTAAAAAAATTCCGTCTATACTATTTACACCTGTTTTCTGTAAGTATGGAAGAAGTATATTTTCTCCTATATTAAAATTACTTAGAATACTTCCACCAGTATCTACTAAAATATTTTTATTATTAAATCTTATCAAACAACTATCTCCTTGTCCAACATCTATAAATTCTACACTTATATCTTCATAAAATGATTTACTCACAGTATTAAATACTAAACAAATTATAAAGTATCCATATATAACTCTTTGAATTTTCTTACTTATCAAAGTTATATCTATTATTTTTAATAATGTAATTACAATAAAATAGTAAAAAATAATTTCAAAAAAAGATGGTGAGTAAAAAATTATATTTAGATATGTGAATTTGTGCAATATATCAGAAATAAAATTAGATAAATTTAGAATTATATTTGCTAGTATCCCTATAAGCAAGCTTACTTTAGTATTTATCATAGAAGTTAATAATATTAAAAAACCTAAAACTAGTCCAGAAGATAATAATGGTACTACTATTAAGTTAGCTACTATAGATAGTATTTGTAACTCATTAAAGTAGTATATGACTATAGGTAGCACTCCTATCTGTGCCGCTATTATTACTGATATAGAATTTTTAATTGTCATGTTTTTAATCTTAACTATCTCTTTTATCTTTGGAGTAAATAGTATTATTGTAAACGTTGCTAAAAATGACAGCTGAAATCCTATGCTAAATAGCCAAAGTGGTCTATAAGTTAACATTATAAATCCTGAAAGAGGAAGTATGTTTAAAGAATCATATCTATAGTATGTAATACTAGCTATTATTAAAATACTAAACATAATACTTCCTCTAAGAACTGAAGGTGGATATCCAACTAAGTATCCATATATCCATATGATTAATATAGACAATACCATAGAAAACTTTCTATTGAACTTTAAAACATCAAAGCAGAATATTATGGCTCCATATATTATTCCTATATGCAGACCTGAGATGGCAAGTATATGTGATAATCCTAAGCTTCTAAATTTATCTACCTCTTCTTTATCTAGAAATGAATCATCTCCTAATATAATAGACTTTATAATTAAACTGTTTCTTTTGTTTAAGCTTTCATCTAGTTTCAGGGAAACCCATTCTCTAAACCTTATAGAGCTTTTTTCAAGAGTACTTATATTTTTACTACTTAATATTTTAATTGAATATCCATTGCTACTTCCCACAGAAAATATATCCTTAGTTTGTAGATGTAATTTATAATTAAATAATCTAGGATTGGTATTTCTATTTGGTTCTTTTATTTTTACTTCATCTAGTATTTTATCTCCTACTTTTATCTTTGTATCACTATAAATATTCAATATTGTTTTTTCATTTATATTATAAATTTTATCTTTATACTTTATCTTTTTCACATATACTAGATACTTCTCAAAGCCTTTTTCTTTAGCTATAGTATCTTTTACTATTCCCTCTAATTTCACTTCTTTTTCATCAAATTGGGGGAGCATATTTTTTTCAACACTATGATTAGTGGCTATTATACCTATTAGAAAAATTATTATTAAAACTATATATCTTATATATCTTCTTACTCTAAGGATATAAAGTATCAATGTTGAAATTATAGCTATTAACATTAGTGTCAATGTTAGATCTATATTAGTTTGAAACGTACGATAAAATATAATACCCAACAGATAAAATATAAAAATCCATAGAAAAGGTCTTTTCATTTTTTACTCCTATCATATTTTTATCTTTATATCGTTCTATTACATAATTTTAACATACATCTCATTTTAAGTTAACACTATAAAAGCTCATTATCAGCAATATACTGCGATAATGAGCTTTTATAGTGTTAATTTTATTTTCCTAAAGTTGCTACCATAATAGCTTTTATAGTATGCATTCTATTCTCAGCTTCATCAAATACTACTGAGTGTTTACTTTCAAATACTTCGTCAGTAACTTCCATTGCTTCTAGTCCATACTTTTCAAGTACTTCTCTTCCTACATCTGTATCTTGATCATGAAAAGCTGGTAAACAGTGCATAAATATTACATCTTTATCAGCCTTTTTTATCATATCCATATTTACTTGATATGCTTTAAGTTGATTTATTCTCTCTTCAAACTGATCTTCTTCTCCCATAGATACCCATACATCTGTATAAATTACATCTACGCCTTTTACACCTTCATCTATATTATCTGTTATAGTTATTTTTCCATCTGTTTCTTTTATTATTTCTTCTCCTGCTTTTACTATCTCATCTTCTGGAAATAGTTCTTTTGGTGCTACTATTCTAAAATCCATACCCATTTTAGCCGCACCTATTAAAAGTGAGTTAGCCATATTATTTCTTCCATCACCTATATACGCAAACTTTATACCTTTTAAGTATCCTTTTTTCTCTTTTATAGTTAGAAAGTCTGCTAGTATTTGTGTCGGATGAAACTTATCTGTAAGTCCATTCCAAACTGGCACTCCTGCATATTTTGCAAGTTCTTCCACTGTATCATGACTAAATCCTCTAAACTGTATTCCATCAAACATTCTTCCAAGTACTCTAGCTGTATCTTTTACTGATTCTTTTTTTCCTAATTGAATATCCCCTTTTCCTAGATATTCTGGATGTGCGCCTTCATCTACTGCTGCAACTATGAATGAACATCTTGTTCTAGTTGATGCTTTTTCAAATATTAATGCTATATTTTTTCCCTCTAAATTTCTAGGTTTTATCCCAGCATATTTAAGTTTTTTTAACTCTTCAGATAAATCTATTAAGTATTCTATTTCTTTAGGTGTAAAGTCCAGTAACTTTAAAAAGCTTCTTCCTTTTAAATTAATCGGCATAACAATCCCCTTTCTTCGCATTAGAATACATGCATATACTTACAATGTTTTTTATTACTCAATATTTTATTAATCTGATTATATCTATACTTTATATCAATTGTCAATATGTTTATCGTTTTTTTATTCAGTTTAGTTTATATATATACATGTGCTTTTAATATTTTTCTATCTTTGATATAATATAAGGTAATAGAGAATAATTTTGGGGGTGTTTGAATGTTATTTAAGTGGAAAGATGAGTTTAACACAGGAATAGATGAGATTGATTTACAACACAGAAAATTATTTGAACTAGGTTCTGAAATTTATGTTTTAGCAACTTTAAAGGATGGCTTAGATCATTATGATGAAATTATAAAAATATTAGATGAATTAAAAAATTATGCTGTTTACCATTTTGATTTTGAGGAAAAATATATGAGTTCTAAAAATTTCTCATACCTTGACGAACATAAGAAGCTACATAGTGCCTTTATAGATAAAATTTCAAGTATAGAATCTAAGGATGTAGATGATAAACAGAAGACAGTACTATTACAACTTCTAGACTTTACTGCTAATTGGATTGGTAATCATATTTTAAAAGAAGACTTTAAGTATAAAGATTTATAATATAAATAAAAAAACTCATTTCTTGAGATCTTATTATCACAAGAAGTGAGTTAATTATTTTATAATAACTTTTTAAGCATAGTTTCCATGTGCTATTTTTGAACATGCTGCTGCTACAATTCCACATATCAAATCATCTAAAAAAGTATTTACTCTATCTGTTTCCTTACCTATTCTATCAACCTCTCCGACTATTCCTAGTTTTAACTTATCTAAGTATCCAAAATTTGTTAACCCTATTGTTCCATATATATTAGTTATGCCCAAGGTTAATATTTCATCTACACCATAAAGAGGTTCATCTCTTTTCACTATAGATAATAGTGGCTCTTCTAGTAAATTCTTTTCAGCTAATTCATCTATCTGTATTCCTGTTAATATAGCGTGTTGAACTTCCCTTTTAGATAATACACTTTCTATATTATTCTTAGCCTGTTCCATAGATATTTTTATATAATCTTTTTGAAGTTCAATAACTAGATCAGCAATATCATCTATTGTTACTCCTCTATCCTCTAGTTTTTTTATTACAATTTCTTTCAATTACTACACCCTTTCTCACTTAAACATTTATTTTCGATTATACATACCTATTTCTTCTCTTAATATTCTAACTTGCTCTTCTAGTTTCTCTTTTTTATCTAATAATAATTCAACACCTTTATATATATCCCTTTCTTCTAAAGAAAGTAACTTAGATACACTATTTATACATTCGTTTTTCTTTTCATAATCTCTCAATGCTCTATTGCCACATACAAATTTTATTACTATACCCTTATTTTCAATTTCTTCATAATCTAATATTTTAATTATTCCAACCTCTCCCGAATTACTACAATGTATACTTTCACAGGGTGTAATATATATATTATCTATTTCCGCCACTCTAGTACCTGATTCTATTTCAGATTGACTTTCTTTACTTAATTCATATGTCTTAATTTTAAAATTAGAGTGAATTATACTATTTGCAAATTTTTCTATTCTACTTATATCCTCACCTTTAATCTTTTCTATATTTATTTCTATATAAGCATAACTTTCGTCTAACCTAAAGTTTATAGTCTCTTTATCATAAAGTTTATGTATAGAAGCAGATAAAAGATGTTGACCTGTATGTTGTTGCATGTAGTCAAATCTATTATTCCAATCTATTAAAATATTTACATCTTTAGAACTTATATTTTCTTTTAATACATGAACAATATGTTCACCTTTCTCAAATACATCTAATACCTCAATTCCATTTATAGTCCCTTTATCTTTTAGCTCACTATGCATTGTATTAGGATAAAATACAGTTCTATTTAAATATATATGATACATATCATTTACTTTTTCTTTTTTTATAACTTTTCCTTTAAACTCCCTTAAGTATGGATTTTCAAGATAAGTTTTCTCTGTCACAATTTTCACCCCTCTGTTCTTTAGTGACGATACCTCACTTTATCTTACAGTTTATTAGTATTAATTTTTATCGCTGTAATCTTCTATTATTTTTATTTCATTCTCTTTTATATATTTAATCTCCATATTCTTATTTATCACTTTATAGTATTTATCTCCTAATTTCAATAGATAATCTGCGGTCTTGCTAGTATCTTCTAGAATTCCCACTTCTTCTTTACTAGAAAGAATCTCTCCTTCTCCTAATATGAATGAAGAGTATTTTTCACTCCAAATGTACTTTATTTCAAAAAAATCTTCTTCAACTTTTTTAAACTTTTTAGGAATAGTATGATCTGCATTATCTTTAGCTTCAGACCTCTCTATTGTCTTTGATACCAGCAGACTTATATGATTATCAACATTGTATGTATAGTCGACTACACTTTTCTCATTTAGTTTAAACCATTTAGGCTTTTCTTTTGAAGGATCTATCCACTTTTCATAATAAAATGCTTCATAATTTAATGACTCTCTAAATACTTCTTTAAATTCATTATCTATTTCAGTAAATAGTCTAATAAAGTTATCTGTAAAGTAGGCCCCTATACTCTCATCTAAAACTTCTTCTACCATTAAAAATCTTTTATCACTAGTATCATTTCTTTTTACAGATACACCTTTTATACTTGTTAAGTTCTCAATTTTATTAGCAAGCTCATATCCACCATTGTTTGTTTTATATATAGCTATTGTTCCTAAATTCTTAGATAAGTTAACTGCTATTATTAGTTCCTTTTTTTTATCACCTATTATGTCTATAGGATATAATGAAATTTCAATGTAATCCATATACTCTGTCCAATCACTATATCCTAGATCTTTAATTACTATTTCTTTTATTCTTTTTTCTGCTTGTTTTTTTGCTTCTTCATTTGTTGAAAAATATTTTTTTACTAAATTTTCATTCAAACCTTCTTTAAATACTATATTATTAATTGTAACACTAGCTGGCTGTGTACTTGAGTAAGTTTTAGCGAATAAAAAAGTTGTTAGAATAAATAGTGTTATAATTATTATAAATGATTTTCTCATTATATTCATTCCTTTCTACTTATTTTTCTTTTCTTGTTTGTTACAGCGTATTTTTTTAGTATAATTTAAGTATATTAATTTAATTTGACTTATATGTAATTACTATTAATTTGAAGGGAGATTTTATGATAAAAGATTCTTTAAGAAAAGTTCCATTATTTAAAAATTTAAGTAACGATGTCTTGAAAGATATTGCAAGTGTGGCTAAGGAAAGGATCTATAAAAAAGGAAATATAATAATTTCTGAAGGCAATAAAAGTAATGACATTTACATAATAAAAGAAGGCAAGGTAAAAGTTTATAAGACATCTAGTACAGGAAAAAATGTAATTTTAGATATAAAGGGAAGTGGTAGCGTGTTAGCAGGAACTACACTCTTTAGTGACTCTCTTAATCCAGCTACTATCATGACTATAGAGGATTCTTTAGTTTATACACTTAAAAATAGTGATCTAGAAAATCTTATAAGAAATAATTCTGATTTAGCACTAGACTTTATTAAAATTCTGAGTAATGAACTTCACAACTCACAAGAAAAGATAACAAATATAGCTTTAAACGATACATATGTTAGAGTTGCAAAATTACTTTTAACTCTTTCTAGTAAGCATGGTATTGACTCTAATGATGATAATACATTGAAATTAGATTTAAACCTGACTAGAGAAGAGCTAGCAAGTCTGATAGGCACCTCTAGAGAAACAATTAGTAGAGCCTTAAGTCAATTTAGTAAAGAGAATATTATAGATATAAAGGGGAGAGAAATAATTATATGTAACAAGAACAAGTTAGAGGAGTGGTTAAAATAAACTTTAATGGAGAAGCAAGCAAAATAGGTTATTACTTTGTAATAGCAGGTATAATATTAATCAATTTCTCTTTAAATAGATTTGGACGAAATTTAAGGAGAAGAAAATAATTTTTATTATTTAATTGTTAATTGGTCTAAATTAAGCTAAAATACTAAAACACGAGAAATTAATATGTAATCCAACAAAAGGCAGGTTTCTTATGTTTAACCTGCCTTTTTAAAATGAATACTCTTTTTTATCAATAATTGAAGTATCATTTTAAACTAAAAGAGATATTTAGAATACTTTTTAGCTATATAGATGTTTATTTCTCTAAGATTATCTTTCCTTATATATTTTACTATTCATCTTCTTCAATACCAATTTCATCATTAACATATATCATTATATCTCCTGGTTGACAATTTAAAGCTTTACATATGGCATTCAAAGTTGAAAATCTAATAGCTTTAATTTTTCCCGTTTTTATATTTGACAAATTTACTATGCTAACCCCTACCTCTTCTGCTAATTGATTTAATTGCATTTTTCTTTCAACTAATATCCTATCCAGGTGTATTTCTATAGACACTCTATCACCCCTAATACTATATATTTACACTACAAAATTGATTTGTCTTTCCTATAGTGTAGAGTCATATTCATTTTGTAAGTATGTTCCATATTTAAATACCTGTGCTAGGATAATTATTAATACCCCTAAAAATATTCCAAGTAAAGTAATCTTCCAGTCAACGCTGGTAGAGTAATATCTTAAAACACCATCACTGCCAATTCCCTTTAGATTACTAGGTAGTTTTAAAATTATAGTTCTAACGAAGTACTCTAGAATAGGTATTAAATTCACACTGGCTATAGTAATCCATCCAATGATAGAGATTTCACTATGATTTCTACTATCAAATGGTTCACCATTCTCTATTGTGCTAAGAATTCTCCCCAAAGACTTAAGGATCAGTATAACAAACACAATATTCATTATATACTTTATCATAAGAGAAACAGCAAGCTTTCTTGTGAAGATATCAGGATCTATAGAGTTTTGTATAAGAACTTCATCAAGATACATAGTGTTAAAAATAAAAGTAGGCTTAAAAATTGCACTTATAGCTGTAAGTAGACAAGCAATAATTCCTATGTAGCCTACGACAGTTATAGCTCTGACAATAGTTCCAATAATTTTTACACTTTTCTTTATTTTTCTTTTTTTAATTTCACTTTGCATATTAAAAATACCTCCTATATTTATTATTTAATACATTATACTATGATTGTTTATGAATATCAATAATTATTTAATGACTATAGTTAATTTTTTAATTAAAATCGTTAAATGTGACTAAGGTATTTAGTAATCAAATTTTATTTAATTTCTAATATAAATCGTATTTATTTAAAATTACTTTTTTTCTATTCATCAAATAAAAAACTCTTTATAGAAGAATTCTTCTATAAAGAGTTTTTTATTTGCTCTATTATATTACATTTCACTCAATGAACTATCCAGTATGCTTATAGCTTCATCTATTTCTTTAGAATTTATTATTAATGGTGGTAAAAATCTCACAACATTCGGTCCAGCACCAACTAACAGTAGTCCTTTTTCGATACATTTGTTAGTTAATTCTGACCCAGGGGTATCTAATTCTATCCCCTGTATAAGTCCACATCCCCTTATCTCTTTAATTGCTGGATTATTTTCTTTTAATCCTTGTAATCTTTCTCTTAAATATTCTCCTTGTTTTTCTACATTTTGAAGTATTCCATCATTAATCAGTCTATTCAATAT
This window harbors:
- a CDS encoding phosphatidylglycerophosphatase A, whose protein sequence is MKEIVIKKLEDRGVTIDDIADLVIELQKDYIKISMEQAKNNIESVLSKREVQHAILTGIQIDELAEKNLLEEPLLSIVKRDEPLYGVDEILTLGITNIYGTIGLTNFGYLDKLKLGIVGEVDRIGKETDRVNTFLDDLICGIVAAACSKIAHGNYA
- a CDS encoding DUF2975 domain-containing protein; this encodes MQSEIKKRKIKKSVKIIGTIVRAITVVGYIGIIACLLTAISAIFKPTFIFNTMYLDEVLIQNSIDPDIFTRKLAVSLMIKYIMNIVFVILILKSLGRILSTIENGEPFDSRNHSEISIIGWITIASVNLIPILEYFVRTIILKLPSNLKGIGSDGVLRYYSTSVDWKITLLGIFLGVLIIILAQVFKYGTYLQNEYDSTL
- a CDS encoding Crp/Fnr family transcriptional regulator, whose amino-acid sequence is MIKDSLRKVPLFKNLSNDVLKDIASVAKERIYKKGNIIISEGNKSNDIYIIKEGKVKVYKTSSTGKNVILDIKGSGSVLAGTTLFSDSLNPATIMTIEDSLVYTLKNSDLENLIRNNSDLALDFIKILSNELHNSQEKITNIALNDTYVRVAKLLLTLSSKHGIDSNDDNTLKLDLNLTREELASLIGTSRETISRALSQFSKENIIDIKGREIIICNKNKLEEWLK
- a CDS encoding alanyl-tRNA editing protein, whose protein sequence is MTEKTYLENPYLREFKGKVIKKEKVNDMYHIYLNRTVFYPNTMHSELKDKGTINGIEVLDVFEKGEHIVHVLKENISSKDVNILIDWNNRFDYMQQHTGQHLLSASIHKLYDKETINFRLDESYAYIEINIEKIKGEDISRIEKFANSIIHSNFKIKTYELSKESQSEIESGTRVAEIDNIYITPCESIHCSNSGEVGIIKILDYEEIENKGIVIKFVCGNRALRDYEKKNECINSVSKLLSLEERDIYKGVELLLDKKEKLEEQVRILREEIGMYNRK
- a CDS encoding bacteriohemerythrin, producing the protein MLFKWKDEFNTGIDEIDLQHRKLFELGSEIYVLATLKDGLDHYDEIIKILDELKNYAVYHFDFEEKYMSSKNFSYLDEHKKLHSAFIDKISSIESKDVDDKQKTVLLQLLDFTANWIGNHILKEDFKYKDL
- the holA gene encoding DNA polymerase III subunit delta; translation: MSYKEFLTDIEKKQLKRVYLLFGKEMYLKDIIISKIKQDYLDSSFETLNYIHIDGKKTTDDEIINACETLPFMSEKKIVVVEDLDIFKGKGKDESVERDERQVEELDKYILDMSESTCLIFICKEEKIDSRKKIVKNIKKSGLIVELDKLKGDELERWVSSQFKDHGKKILKNDILYFLNLSSYLEKSTNKTLYDLENEINKIISYIGSREEVTKKDVDSISSKSLENDIFKLVDFIGQKNTAMAISMFNEMTIGGEPIQKIMYMIVRQVRLLFMTKLLYEKGYSIGAIGQKINVYHNFIVQKLINQGRNFTTEELLNGLKKCISTDENIKTGKIDGKLGMEIFIVEFSQKLN
- the argF gene encoding ornithine carbamoyltransferase, which gives rise to MPINLKGRSFLKLLDFTPKEIEYLIDLSEELKKLKYAGIKPRNLEGKNIALIFEKASTRTRCSFIVAAVDEGAHPEYLGKGDIQLGKKESVKDTARVLGRMFDGIQFRGFSHDTVEELAKYAGVPVWNGLTDKFHPTQILADFLTIKEKKGYLKGIKFAYIGDGRNNMANSLLIGAAKMGMDFRIVAPKELFPEDEIVKAGEEIIKETDGKITITDNIDEGVKGVDVIYTDVWVSMGEEDQFEERINQLKAYQVNMDMIKKADKDVIFMHCLPAFHDQDTDVGREVLEKYGLEAMEVTDEVFESKHSVVFDEAENRMHTIKAIMVATLGK
- a CDS encoding helix-turn-helix domain-containing protein: MSIEIHLDRILVERKMQLNQLAEEVGVSIVNLSNIKTGKIKAIRFSTLNAICKALNCQPGDIMIYVNDEIGIEEDE
- a CDS encoding DNA internalization-related competence protein ComEC/Rec2; amino-acid sequence: MKRPFLWIFIFYLLGIIFYRTFQTNIDLTLTLMLIAIISTLILYILRVRRYIRYIVLIIIFLIGIIATNHSVEKNMLPQFDEKEVKLEGIVKDTIAKEKGFEKYLVYVKKIKYKDKIYNINEKTILNIYSDTKIKVGDKILDEVKIKEPNRNTNPRLFNYKLHLQTKDIFSVGSSNGYSIKILSSKNISTLEKSSIRFREWVSLKLDESLNKRNSLIIKSIILGDDSFLDKEEVDKFRSLGLSHILAISGLHIGIIYGAIIFCFDVLKFNRKFSMVLSILIIWIYGYLVGYPPSVLRGSIMFSILIIASITYYRYDSLNILPLSGFIMLTYRPLWLFSIGFQLSFLATFTIILFTPKIKEIVKIKNMTIKNSISVIIAAQIGVLPIVIYYFNELQILSIVANLIVVPLLSSGLVLGFLILLTSMINTKVSLLIGILANIILNLSNFISDILHKFTYLNIIFYSPSFFEIIFYYFIVITLLKIIDITLISKKIQRVIYGYFIICLVFNTVSKSFYEDISVEFIDVGQGDSCLIRFNNKNILVDTGGSILSNFNIGENILLPYLQKTGVNSIDGIFLTHFHEDHAQGVLSLLGSMKVKNIFIGYTDYNSNLYRDIMKLSKQSNVPIKIIIEGNKLKINKDSYIEVLNPLNSEVGYTDDNNKSLTFILSIYNKKLLFTGDIEKESEARIINKHKSQSVDILKVPHHGSKTSSTEEFINHFSPRVAVIQVGRNNFGHPDESVLKRYRDSKTKILRNDKSGLITANITKEKISISSYITNKKSFTNFLMKNIYSICSYILYNGIIIRFILEYKKRRQYEL